ctagcaaccactaaaaacactttaataacTGCCTATTAACACCTTATCAACCCCTCAGacctccttagcaaccacctagcaatgtcttagcaaccacctagcaaccaatgagaacaccttaacaaccctaacaccttagcaaccactcagaactcaCTAGCAACCACCaaacaatgccttagcaaccacagaTAACTACCTAGTAATCAcgtagcaatgccttagcaaccacagaAAACAATTTAACAACTGCTTTTCAACGCCTTAGCAACTACACAGaactccttagcaaccatctagcaaagCCTTAGCAACCACTGAAAACACTTTAACTGCATattaacaccttagcaaccacacagaacttacaagcaaccacctagcaatgccttagcaaccactgaaaaccctttaactgcctatcaacgccttagtaaccactcagaactaCCTAGCAATTACCTAGCAATGCTTTAGCAACCcctcagaacaccttaacaatTGCCTatcaacgccttagcaaccactgaaAGCACTTTAACTGCCTATAATCGCTTTAGCAACCATACagaactccttagcaaccacttagctatgccttagcaaccactaaaaTTCCTTTGACAACTGCCCATTAATGCCTTAGCAACCCCTCAGACCTCCCgagcaaccacttagcaatgccttagcaaccactgaaAACACTAACAACTGCCTATCAACACCTTGACAACCCCTCAGACctccctagcaactgcatagcaaccattTATAATATCTGGTAAACTGTACAGGCCGTGTCAGAGCTCAGTCCTCCGGCTGGCTGTTCTGAATCCTCCAACAGTATGCAGTATGCAGCCGTCATGATGCAGGCTGAGATCGCATccctcagcgatgcaatgtcagacacaatgcagtcaatggagctagtgacatccctgtgaggggtggggttaggtgagcgcattaaaaagcattgcatgcagctcagattgcactgcaccagctCTGCAGCCAGAGCCCTCTCCTGAACGCAGCAGCAGTGAGTGTGTGATCTTCAGCATCTGCAGCTGACGCCGTGCTGCATCTCCTGGGCTGGTGGAGAGTGCTGAGGAGATGAACATGTGTGGAAACCGCTTAAACACATGAGATCCTCGATTACTGCCACAGGAGAGCGGGACATGATCACAGCGCTCACACGAATGATCGATCAGTGCAGTTACAGTCATGTCCACATCCTGACTCTGCTGTTCCAGCTGACTGTGTGCCGGCAGAGCTCTACCATCAGCTGCTGCCCGACAGCAGAACATTCAGCATCAACAAACGAACACTGCACTCCTATAGGCTAATATTAAACTCTCCGAGAATATCTGTccagctgatctccaggtctgcaggagcactattagcttagcttagcatagatcactgaatcggattagaccgttagcatctcactcagcTGTGACAGTTTTCTTTAAATCTCTTTAAAACTGTCAcctcactggtttgagtctcggctgggtcagttggtgtttctgtgtggagtttgcatgttctccccgtgttggtgtgggtttcctccgggtgctccggtttcccacagtccaaacacatgcgctataggggaactgatcaactacactggccgtagtgcatgagtgtgtgtgtgtagtccagGATCAGCTCAGAGTTCGGCTCCTGAGGGAACACTGCTGCAGCACCGCAGCTCTCCACTAGAGGGAGCCCGAGAGTCTCCGCCAGCTGCGTCCTCTCCTCAGCGTATGTCTCGCAGCTGTTCAGTGATCAGTAgtcaacagttctgtttaaagagaCCGCAAATGCTGTTGTTCAGTAGTTTGAGGAGAGCTGTGCGGATACAGGCCGGTTCACTGCTCATGTTCACTACTGCCGTGTGCTGAGCTCTGCGTCTGCTCGATTGCTCTGGCCTGTGCGCGGTCTGCTGCTCCTGGTTTCTGCGCTCGGCTGCTTCAGTCTGATGAAGATGGCGGCCATGTGCTCTGCGCTCCGTGTGTGTCGCGGGATCCTGAAGGAGATCCGCTCCGCCAAGGGCTCCGGTTACCGACACTCTCCCGTTTACCAGTATGTGCTGCAGCAGTTCCGGAAAAACCAGGTAACGGCGACGACTGCGCATGAGCGATAACTAAGAGCCACAGAAATGACTTATTGTGAGACCTAGAGAACTGCGCACTTCCCCCGCTGTCTGTCTAGGGCACTCAGTAGTGTGTGCAGCTATGATGTAGTGTGTGTAGCACTAGTGTCCTCCACATCTCGTCCTTCTGTTGTGTTCTGCGGTGATTTCTGTCTGTTTTAGCTGGGATAACTCTGATCAATCAGCGGAGTGatatatggagctgtaatgcgctctgaacctgccggaactactttagctatttgtttacatttttattgatttaaaaaacaataaaactaaatataaatgtaactaGTGATGTACATATCattaaataaaccaaaagtaAAAGCAGAAAACCAGAGGGAAAGTGTTTAAGATGATTTCTTCCACGTTTTTAAAGACAATTTTGGCTTTTAGTAAAATAGTTTGGTTGTTTTCTGCACATTAAGCATAAAATACATGACTTATAGTCagacccacacggaatctgcgcgcgcagatgtttaggccatcattaattctgtttatttacttgagtaaatgtgtgtaaatctatatttattccgtttttaaatgaattattacagtgatgttattgactaatgtgaTAATGTTGATCTGATCTATGTGCAGTGCGGTGTGTGTAGGCATATTCTCTGTCGTTTACTAGAGATATTAtctgagagacttgctttgttcacTAATAAAAGTGGAtgtaattgaatttgcattttaaacattaaataaaagtttaaaagttattattttttatgttatatattcaggttttagttatgatactcccaaaataattatacagaaattcgcagatttttaccaaaattctccacagaaatagtaAAAACCGTCCGCAGACTCCGTCTGGCCCTAGCTATAGTCAGCTTGAAGAAGGgcaagtgtgtgagtgtgaatgaaacGCGTCCCCATTAGGGCTGCAGGATTAATCGTATTAGATGATATGTGTGGCGCATGATCAATAATTTAATATGgtggtgattttacagtgtaaagatCAAGCCGTTATTTTAATGGGCGGAGTTTACGGACTGTACCACTTCACAAGCATGAGGTGACTGCGTCTATTGCCAGTGTGTTTGGAGGAACGCCATGTTGATCAGGCAGCCTCATCTCCTGTCCAGTCCAAACATCCCAGAGTAACACAACAAACCTCATGAACCACCTAAACACCAGCACAGAGTGtgttatattcacaaaaaattttcacgtgcacaaaataaaaatacattttcataaaatacgtttcacaaatgcaaaacaccattggcaaatgtataagagtgaacaaaaagttttaaatgtttaaaacttgcgagttcatcctgaatgagatgTGCagatcctctttcacgtacgactccccctgcatgagtgtgtgtgtttctgagacTCTCCTGCCAGAGGCAGggcaactcgtacctttcagccaatcagatgagagctgtagtcgATGACACCACCTCTGTGCTctatttgcgcagactgttcctctccagcatggtgAATGGAGAAAGCAGGAGTCgctctttattaatttatttatttatctgaccATATCCTctctctttttatccattattttgccgcagctccgctcttctcatttattgtctcgcagccctgTGAGGTGGCCTGCAGGGTAACGGTGAGGATTCGGTATTATTCCGGCCACACAAGCAATTAGAGTGCTATAGTGGtgcagtggtcagcacgttgggtTTGATCCTCTGTGAGCTGGATAAGTGTGTGTGCTACGGTTaatgtaactgtgtgtgtgtgtgtgtgtgtgtgtttcaggtgacGGGCGCTCAGCTGTGCCGTGCTCAGATGGAGTCTCTGCACGCTGCGGTCTCCTACAGGTGTCTGCTGGCCTCCACTCGCCTCCACCAGCGCCTCCACCTGCAGTATCACGCACGCGGGGAACACACACCACAGCAGGCCGCCGCGCTTGTGGGGCTGCGCATGCCCAACCAACCCGGCGGCAAGGGCTGGGAGACATGAGCTGACCaacagagctgtgtgtgtgtgtgtgtgtgtgtgtgtgcgtgtgtgtgtgtgtgtgtgtgtgtgtgtgtgtgtaacataaTGCTGTTGTTCTTCAAATAAACACTTTAATGTCGCTGACTCTGATGACGGTCTGGAGGCTTCATATGTGTGGATGTAGATTATGTCCAAACCTGTGATCAAAGCTGAACATACAGCCGGTCCACACTTACAGCATTTATAAACTCTGCAGCTGAAATCCTGGATTAAAACTAATTTAGTGATTATGATTAGgattgagaatatatatatatacacacacacatgcacaatggccactttattaggtacacctgcccaactgcaaagtgagcatcagaatggggaagaaaggggatttaagagactttgatcgtggcatggttgttgctgccagacgggctgctctgagtatttcagaaactgctgatctactgggattttcacgcacaaccatctctaggctttacagagaatgctccgacaaagaggaaatatccagtgagcggcagttctgtgggcgcaaatgccttgttgatgaggccagaggtcagaggagaatggccagactggttacagctgatagaaaggcagcagtaactcaaataagcactcgctacaaccgagctctgcagaagagcatctctgaacacacaacacgtccaaccttgaggcggatgggctacagcagcagaagagcacaccgggtgccgctcctgtcagctaagaacaggaaactgaggctacaattcacacagactcaccaaaactggacaatagaagattggagaaacgttgctgctctgatgagtcttcatttctgctgacacattcggatgctcgactcagacaacatgaaagcatggatcatcctgccttgtatcagcggttcaggctggtggtggtggtgtaatggtgtgggggagattttctttgggtccattagtaccaattgagcatcaacgccacagcctacctgagtattgctgctgaccatgtccatccctttatgagcacagtgtctccatcttctgatggctacttccagcaggataacgcagcatgtcataaagctcaatcatctcagactgctgaacatgacgatgagttcactgtactcaaatggcctccacagtcaccagagctcaatccaatagagcagctttgggatgtggtggaacgggagattggcatcatggatgtgcagccgacaaatctgcagcaactgtgtgatgctatcatgacaatatggagcaaaatgtctgaggaatatttccagtattgtGAGTCGGGCCTCATCATAGTATCTCAGAGGGTCCAGAAGTGTGCGGGTCCCTATAATGCCCCCGGCTGTGCCCCGGTCAGACTAAATGAAGGTTTAGCGTCTGGATGAGCTGGTGTGGACGTGGTCTCCTGATGAGTGCCGTGTGGTCAGCAGCATTAGGCAGAGCTGGATCAGCAGGGATGGAGGAGTCTCCACTGGAGCTGCACACTGCTGATGCGCTCATGAACACACTAGTGCTGGCAGTGTCAGTGTGTGTTGAAGGTTACCACTCACTGACTTAAACCAACTCATTTAATGTCTCTAAAATTGAGTATAATGACATGGCTATGACACAGGTATAACTGAAAGCAGGTGAAATATGGGGACACTAGTGACGTCCTcacttctcaaaatgcttataaatcctacaggatgagtttaatcagagagtaaagctgcacactgactcctgtgatggttgggtttaggggtggggtgagggcaatacaatatacggtttatacagtataaatgaatggaaacctatgtaatgtccccacttttcacaaaaacg
This portion of the Danio rerio strain Tuebingen ecotype United States chromosome 3, GRCz12tu, whole genome shotgun sequence genome encodes:
- the si:ch1073-314i13.4 gene encoding Protein FMC1 homolog, whose product is MAAMCSALRVCRGILKEIRSAKGSGYRHSPVYQYVLQQFRKNQVTGAQLCRAQMESLHAAVSYRCLLASTRLHQRLHLQYHARGEHTPQQAAALVGLRMPNQPGGKGWET